One stretch of Natronobacterium gregoryi SP2 DNA includes these proteins:
- a CDS encoding ABC transporter ATP-binding protein, translating to MSADRDRPLVRVENLEKYFWEQDSILDRLLGAEPIPVRAVDGVSFDVYRGETLGLVGESGCGKSTTGETLLRLQEPTGGRVEYDGRNVYALEGTALDEFRRAAQVVFQDPFSSLDPRMTVGGIVRQPLDVHGIGTKEDRNDRVRGLLKRVGLSADQLDRYPHEFSGGQRQRVGIARALALDPEFVVLDEPTSALDVSVQAQVLNLLADLQTEFGLTYLLISHDLSVVRHVCDRVAVMYLGEIVEIAPSADLFEDPDHPYTQALLDSVPRASTDERRRDRQTLTGDVPSPRDPPSGCRFRTRCPMVIPPADLDIEQDLYRDLTTLRQRIERRDVSLATVGGDGRFEFDEADGVADEDVPAFVAALTDRLLERDLPPPHDEIVAAAFGELAAANWEAAEKRLRAEYESVCERAHPDPEDSDVDHPVACHLHDDAVDGTATSGSWLRQ from the coding sequence GTGAGCGCCGACCGCGACCGACCGCTGGTCCGGGTCGAGAACCTCGAGAAGTACTTCTGGGAGCAGGACTCGATTCTCGATCGGCTGCTGGGAGCGGAGCCGATTCCGGTTCGCGCCGTCGACGGCGTGAGCTTCGACGTCTACCGCGGCGAGACACTCGGTCTCGTCGGCGAGTCGGGCTGTGGGAAGTCGACGACCGGCGAGACGCTGCTGCGACTGCAGGAGCCGACCGGTGGCCGCGTCGAGTACGACGGACGGAACGTCTACGCCCTCGAGGGAACCGCACTCGACGAGTTCCGGCGAGCGGCACAGGTGGTCTTCCAGGACCCGTTCTCGAGTCTCGACCCACGGATGACGGTCGGCGGCATCGTCCGACAGCCCTTGGACGTCCACGGCATCGGCACCAAAGAGGACCGTAACGATCGCGTCCGGGGTCTGCTCAAGCGCGTCGGACTCTCCGCCGATCAGCTCGATCGGTATCCCCACGAGTTCTCCGGCGGCCAGCGCCAGCGGGTCGGCATCGCACGAGCACTCGCGCTCGATCCGGAGTTCGTCGTCCTGGACGAGCCGACGTCGGCACTCGACGTTTCGGTCCAGGCACAGGTATTGAACCTGCTTGCCGACCTCCAGACGGAGTTTGGGCTCACCTACCTGTTGATCAGTCACGATCTCTCGGTCGTCCGCCACGTCTGTGACCGGGTCGCCGTGATGTACCTCGGCGAGATTGTCGAGATCGCTCCCTCCGCGGACCTGTTCGAGGACCCGGACCACCCGTACACGCAGGCGCTGCTCGACAGCGTCCCGCGGGCATCGACCGACGAGCGTCGCCGCGATCGCCAGACACTCACTGGAGACGTTCCCTCGCCGCGTGATCCACCCAGCGGCTGCCGGTTCCGGACGCGGTGCCCGATGGTCATTCCGCCAGCGGATCTGGACATCGAACAGGACCTCTACCGGGATCTAACGACGCTGCGCCAGCGGATCGAAAGACGGGATGTCTCGCTAGCGACTGTCGGCGGCGACGGCCGGTTCGAATTCGACGAGGCCGACGGCGTCGCCGACGAGGACGTGCCGGCGTTCGTGGCGGCGCTGACGGACCGACTGCTCGAGCGCGACCTTCCGCCGCCTCACGACGAAATCGTCGCGGCTGCGTTCGGGGAACTCGCCGCGGCAAACTGGGAGGCAGCCGAGAAACGACTTCGTGCGGAGTACGAGAGCGTCTGCGAACGTGCACACCCGGACCCCGAGGACAGCGACGTCGACCACCCGGTCGCGTGTCACCTCCACGACGATGCCGTCGACGGGACGGCCACATCGGGCTCGTGGCTCCGACAGTGA
- a CDS encoding ABC transporter substrate-binding protein, whose amino-acid sequence MQGADKPNYGRRTVLKLTGVAGAAGLTGLAGCLDDPDGGDTDELVITQGELIDNPDPNDHITGPYFNILDAVYEPLFDVTPDFEFQSRVVDEWEDTGDGAAELTIRNDVQFHGGEELTAEDVAYTFNRQIDPDLGVESDQAAGLGAIDEAEAIDDTTVRLEHGVAPSLAEYEYANYGRAVNREWIEDQEQPVAGDSADAFNGTGPFEVVEYEPDVQIVLEPFEGYWGDVPDIERVVFNADEESSGRVNALEAGETDIVDNVNPNDVVDVDETDGIEIRNETSLRNVFLVMNSGVEPFDSQEFRQAMNYAVDNEEIIDTVLGEFADPMTQPIPDGVFGHNPDLETYSQDLERAEELVEESGYDGVEITLSTPEGRYLNDADVAQTAADDINQLDNVDCELDIVPFPDISDANSEGYDYEEMPFYLIGWGVITGDADYGLAPFFVEEAPQETLRNEDISDRILESQEIEDEDEREEMLQEINADLREEAPWVFLHSQDSVYGVSEEIDWEPRTDESIYLWEMDP is encoded by the coding sequence ATGCAGGGTGCTGACAAACCGAACTATGGTCGTCGAACAGTGCTGAAGCTTACCGGAGTGGCCGGTGCAGCAGGCCTGACGGGCCTTGCCGGTTGTCTCGACGATCCTGACGGAGGAGACACCGACGAACTCGTCATCACACAGGGGGAGCTCATCGACAATCCAGATCCGAACGATCATATCACGGGACCGTATTTCAACATCCTCGACGCCGTCTACGAGCCGCTGTTCGACGTCACGCCCGATTTCGAGTTCCAGTCACGTGTCGTCGACGAGTGGGAAGACACCGGCGACGGTGCAGCCGAACTCACGATCCGCAACGACGTTCAGTTTCACGGCGGCGAGGAGCTGACGGCCGAAGACGTCGCGTACACGTTCAACCGCCAGATCGACCCCGATCTCGGGGTCGAAAGCGATCAGGCAGCCGGACTGGGCGCGATCGACGAGGCCGAAGCGATCGACGACACGACCGTTCGTCTCGAGCACGGCGTTGCACCGTCGCTGGCCGAGTACGAGTACGCCAACTACGGTCGTGCGGTCAATCGAGAGTGGATCGAAGACCAGGAACAGCCGGTCGCCGGCGACTCTGCCGACGCGTTCAACGGCACCGGTCCGTTCGAAGTCGTCGAGTACGAGCCCGATGTCCAGATCGTCCTCGAGCCGTTCGAGGGGTACTGGGGCGACGTTCCCGACATCGAGCGAGTCGTCTTCAACGCCGACGAGGAGTCAAGTGGTCGCGTGAACGCTCTCGAGGCCGGCGAGACTGACATCGTCGACAACGTAAACCCCAACGACGTCGTCGACGTCGACGAAACCGACGGCATCGAGATCCGCAACGAGACGAGTCTCCGGAACGTCTTCCTCGTGATGAACTCCGGTGTCGAGCCGTTCGACAGTCAGGAGTTCCGCCAGGCGATGAACTACGCCGTCGACAACGAGGAGATCATCGACACGGTGCTTGGCGAGTTCGCAGACCCGATGACCCAGCCGATTCCCGACGGCGTGTTCGGTCACAACCCCGACCTCGAGACGTACTCCCAAGACCTCGAGCGTGCAGAAGAACTAGTCGAAGAGAGTGGCTACGACGGTGTCGAGATCACGCTCTCTACTCCCGAGGGGCGGTATCTCAACGACGCCGACGTCGCCCAGACGGCGGCTGACGATATCAACCAGCTCGACAACGTCGACTGTGAACTCGACATCGTGCCGTTCCCGGACATCTCCGACGCCAACAGCGAAGGCTACGACTACGAGGAGATGCCGTTTTACCTCATCGGCTGGGGCGTCATCACGGGCGACGCCGACTACGGTCTCGCCCCGTTCTTCGTCGAGGAAGCTCCCCAGGAGACGCTACGGAACGAGGACATCTCTGATCGGATTCTCGAGAGCCAGGAGATCGAGGACGAGGACGAACGCGAGGAGATGCTCCAGGAGATCAACGCCGACCTTCGCGAGGAGGCACCGTGGGTCTTCTTGCACTCCCAGGACAGCGTCTACGGTGTCAGCGAGGAGATCGACTGGGAGCCACGGACCGACGAGAGCATCTACCTCTGGGAAATGGACCCGTAG
- a CDS encoding ABC transporter permease, with protein MSFGKFLLKRSLQGIVVVWGVVTVLFGLRAITPGDPVNLIVDPAVDQATRERIRQELGLDQPMYVQYVDYIQGLLVGDLGYSYQASRPVSTMVIERIPATLELAIAATIIALVIAIPLGVISGTRRNEPADYGATTFSLIGISTPNFWLGIMLILLLGVQFDLFPTGRRPVAFHSAMWTFLTTFYVGDLLAWFQHILLPAVTLGTYFTALITRLTRSGMLDEYGKPYVTATEAKGIPGVLVRYKHVLRNTMIPIITVLGLQLGTLLGGAVITETVFSWPGLGMRLITAINNLDWPLIQGIIIFIGVGYVVINIAVDGIYAKLNPRVIDE; from the coding sequence ATGTCATTCGGTAAATTTCTGCTCAAACGATCGTTGCAGGGAATCGTCGTCGTCTGGGGCGTCGTCACTGTACTGTTCGGGTTGCGAGCGATCACGCCGGGTGATCCGGTCAATCTCATCGTCGATCCGGCGGTCGACCAGGCCACGCGTGAACGGATTCGACAGGAGTTAGGGCTGGATCAGCCGATGTACGTCCAGTACGTAGACTATATCCAGGGACTTCTCGTCGGTGACCTCGGGTACTCGTATCAGGCGAGTCGTCCGGTGTCGACGATGGTCATCGAACGAATTCCGGCGACGCTGGAACTGGCAATTGCAGCGACGATCATCGCACTGGTGATCGCGATTCCGCTCGGCGTCATCAGCGGCACCCGGCGAAACGAACCCGCCGACTACGGTGCGACGACGTTCTCGTTAATCGGGATCAGTACCCCAAACTTCTGGCTCGGGATCATGTTGATCCTGTTGCTCGGGGTCCAGTTCGATCTTTTCCCGACGGGCCGTCGCCCGGTCGCGTTCCACTCCGCGATGTGGACGTTCTTGACGACGTTTTACGTCGGTGACCTGCTGGCGTGGTTCCAGCACATACTCTTGCCGGCAGTCACGCTCGGAACGTACTTTACGGCCCTGATCACGCGCCTGACCAGGAGTGGGATGCTAGACGAGTACGGCAAGCCCTACGTGACGGCGACCGAAGCGAAAGGAATTCCGGGTGTGTTGGTCCGGTACAAACACGTGCTGCGAAACACGATGATTCCCATCATCACCGTTCTCGGCCTGCAACTCGGAACCTTGCTCGGGGGTGCGGTGATCACGGAGACGGTCTTCTCCTGGCCCGGGCTAGGGATGCGGCTTATCACCGCGATCAACAACCTCGACTGGCCGCTCATCCAGGGCATCATCATCTTCATCGGCGTCGGATACGTCGTCATCAACATTGCCGTCGACGGCATTTATGCGAAACTCAACCCGCGGGTGATCGACGAATGA
- a CDS encoding ABC transporter permease translates to MISDRVTSNLKQEFRQSLLAKLGLVILLVILVMALFAPVLATHNPNTTGYFDESGNSYPPVGITDEGHQWEDGERVTYTVEYSTDHLLGTNNVGQDVYSRLLYGARTSLMVGILGTGLAILIGVPFGLVSGYYGGRIDDAMMRVADVMLAFPSLVLALALIGVFGSLAIPMPDPIVMAGFADGMPESTVLPGTVTIVVGLVTWVWFARVARGEAMSIRNEEYVKAAKSLGASNRKILTKHVFPNSLTPVIVLATIQVAAVILLESSLSYLGFSGTTLSWGYEIQQGQDYLRTAWWVSTVPGIGIVLAVISINLLGDWFRDSLDPNIEGEGGGAG, encoded by the coding sequence ATGATCTCCGACCGTGTCACGTCGAATCTCAAACAGGAGTTCCGACAGAGCCTGCTGGCGAAACTCGGACTCGTGATTCTGCTTGTCATCCTCGTGATGGCCCTGTTCGCGCCGGTGCTTGCGACGCACAACCCGAACACGACCGGCTACTTCGACGAGAGCGGAAACTCGTATCCGCCGGTCGGGATCACCGACGAGGGCCATCAGTGGGAAGACGGCGAGCGCGTGACCTACACCGTCGAGTACAGTACCGACCACCTGCTGGGAACGAACAACGTCGGCCAGGACGTCTACTCCCGACTGCTCTACGGCGCTCGCACGTCGCTTATGGTCGGTATCCTCGGCACCGGGCTGGCCATCCTCATCGGCGTCCCGTTCGGACTGGTCTCGGGCTACTACGGCGGACGAATCGACGACGCGATGATGCGAGTCGCCGACGTGATGCTCGCGTTCCCGTCGCTCGTGTTGGCGCTGGCGCTGATCGGCGTCTTCGGATCGCTCGCGATACCGATGCCCGATCCGATCGTGATGGCCGGCTTCGCGGACGGAATGCCCGAGTCGACAGTGTTACCCGGGACGGTGACGATCGTCGTCGGACTCGTCACGTGGGTCTGGTTTGCCCGCGTCGCACGCGGCGAAGCCATGTCGATACGCAACGAAGAGTACGTGAAAGCCGCGAAAAGCCTCGGGGCGAGCAACCGGAAGATACTGACAAAACACGTCTTTCCGAACAGCCTCACGCCAGTGATCGTGCTCGCGACGATCCAGGTCGCGGCAGTCATCCTCCTCGAGAGTTCGCTGTCCTACCTCGGGTTCTCCGGGACGACGCTCTCGTGGGGGTACGAGATCCAGCAGGGCCAGGACTACCTCCGGACGGCCTGGTGGGTCTCGACGGTTCCGGGAATCGGGATCGTTCTCGCAGTGATTAGCATCAACTTGCTCGGTGACTGGTTTCGGGACTCCCTCGACCCGAACATCGAGGGTGAAGGAGGTGGCGCTGGATAA
- a CDS encoding ABC transporter ATP-binding protein codes for MSNEILRINGLSTRFFTEQGQVNAVEDLDLTIERGDVVGIVGESGSGKSVTARSIVDLIESPGQITDGEIWFDDPELAATVEDDQPDAVDGDFVDLRRLPDETRRSLRGTTFSMIFQDPESSFNPSLTVGEQIAEAVEVQQRASSNPRSTRARTQSAEYSLGNFVLSTMLPSQKYVTEASKERAIELLELVGIPDPVERADEYPHEYSGGMLQRAMIAQALAGEPDVLVADEPTTALDVTIQAQVLDLLADLQRETGMTILLITHNLGVIARMCDRVGVMYAGEIVERGTLEDVFDRPVHPYTVGLLGSIPDLEDAGGRLDPIPGNVPSLLDHEMGDRCYFADRCPRAMEACLDRPPEYDADGSGEHDVRCVLAERKYDESRALPDGWFGTDAGRPRDEQDPAAGGERGHEDRPRPQLEESGGESR; via the coding sequence ATGTCTAACGAGATACTACGCATCAACGGCCTTTCGACGCGGTTTTTCACCGAACAGGGACAGGTAAACGCCGTCGAGGATCTCGACCTGACGATCGAACGTGGCGACGTGGTCGGCATCGTCGGCGAGAGCGGCTCCGGCAAAAGCGTCACTGCACGTTCGATCGTCGACCTGATCGAATCGCCCGGCCAGATCACCGACGGCGAAATCTGGTTCGACGACCCGGAGCTAGCGGCGACGGTCGAAGACGACCAGCCCGACGCGGTCGACGGCGACTTCGTCGATCTTCGCCGACTACCAGACGAGACCCGGCGCTCGCTGCGGGGGACGACCTTCAGCATGATCTTCCAGGACCCCGAGAGCAGCTTCAACCCGAGTCTCACGGTCGGCGAGCAGATCGCCGAAGCAGTCGAGGTCCAGCAACGCGCCAGCTCGAACCCGCGATCGACCAGGGCTCGAACCCAGTCCGCGGAGTACTCGCTTGGCAACTTCGTGCTGTCGACGATGCTTCCCTCCCAGAAGTACGTCACCGAGGCGAGCAAGGAGCGAGCGATCGAACTGCTCGAGCTGGTCGGCATCCCCGACCCCGTCGAGCGGGCCGACGAGTACCCCCACGAGTACTCGGGCGGGATGCTCCAGCGGGCGATGATCGCCCAGGCACTCGCAGGCGAACCCGACGTGCTCGTTGCCGACGAGCCGACGACGGCACTGGACGTAACCATCCAGGCACAGGTGCTCGACTTGCTCGCCGACCTCCAGCGAGAGACCGGGATGACGATCCTGCTTATTACGCACAACCTCGGCGTCATCGCGCGCATGTGCGACCGGGTCGGCGTGATGTACGCTGGCGAGATCGTCGAGCGCGGGACCCTCGAGGACGTCTTCGATCGCCCCGTCCACCCCTACACGGTGGGACTGCTCGGATCGATCCCCGACCTCGAGGACGCGGGCGGCCGTCTCGACCCGATCCCGGGCAACGTGCCGAGTCTGCTCGATCACGAGATGGGGGATCGCTGTTACTTCGCCGATCGCTGTCCGAGAGCCATGGAGGCGTGTCTCGACCGTCCACCCGAGTACGACGCCGACGGGAGCGGCGAGCACGACGTGCGGTGTGTGCTCGCGGAAAGAAAGTACGACGAGTCCAGAGCCCTTCCAGACGGCTGGTTCGGGACGGACGCCGGGCGGCCACGGGACGAACAGGACCCAGCCGCCGGCGGCGAACGAGGCCACGAGGATCGACCCCGTCCGCAACTCGAGGAGTCAGGGGGTGAGAGCCGATGA
- a CDS encoding ABC transporter ATP-binding protein: MSTDDADEPLVRVDDLQKYFWENDSLLDRLLGDEPVAVRAVDGVSFDIREGETLGLVGESGCGKSTTGETLLRLQEPSDGDVRFDGRSVYDLERETLDEFRREAQVVFQDPFSSLDPRMTIGEIVTQPLEIHDWPWTDPEVETVVEVRTDGISDGIVTATAADDIDKLVSPTDGVATAHVTVRPDADSARPAGDVADDHSVDIADGVVAEVTEDLTVEVTRDDGIDVHVSVERGPNELRRKRATELLERVGLAVDQLDRYPHEFSGGQRQRIGIARSLALEPGFLVLDEPTSALDVSVQAQVLNLLADLQEEFDLTYLLISHDLSVVRHICDRVAVMYLGEIVEIGPVEEMFEMPAHPYTQALLDSVPRASTAEKDRDVETLSGDVPSPRSPPSGCRFRTRCPTVIPPAESDLDQERFRDLMNVRERIETRDVSLETVGDDDRFEFENGSLPDEEVDEFVAALKERLLDRELPPAHDAVVEEALSELATTDWEAAAMCLREEYESVCERKNPPLSGANTSSVHPTACHLYDESVPGRPDSDE; this comes from the coding sequence ATGAGCACCGACGACGCCGACGAACCACTCGTTCGCGTCGACGACCTGCAGAAGTACTTCTGGGAGAACGATTCGCTGCTCGATCGACTGCTCGGCGACGAGCCGGTCGCCGTCCGGGCGGTCGACGGCGTGAGCTTCGACATCCGCGAGGGAGAGACGCTCGGTCTCGTCGGCGAATCGGGCTGTGGGAAGTCGACGACTGGCGAGACACTGCTTCGGCTGCAAGAACCCAGCGATGGCGACGTTCGATTCGACGGCCGGAGCGTTTACGACCTCGAGAGAGAGACCCTCGACGAGTTCCGTCGGGAGGCACAGGTCGTCTTTCAGGACCCGTTCTCGAGTCTCGATCCCCGGATGACGATCGGAGAGATCGTCACGCAACCTCTCGAAATCCACGACTGGCCCTGGACCGATCCCGAGGTCGAGACCGTGGTCGAGGTGCGGACCGACGGAATCTCGGACGGGATCGTCACTGCGACGGCAGCCGACGACATCGACAAACTGGTAAGCCCAACGGACGGCGTCGCGACGGCCCACGTGACCGTCCGACCCGACGCCGATAGCGCCCGACCGGCCGGGGACGTCGCGGACGACCACAGCGTCGATATCGCGGACGGCGTCGTCGCCGAGGTCACAGAGGATCTCACAGTCGAGGTGACCAGAGACGACGGAATCGACGTCCACGTCTCGGTCGAACGCGGGCCGAACGAACTCCGGCGGAAACGAGCGACGGAGCTACTCGAGCGGGTGGGGCTCGCGGTCGACCAGTTGGATCGATACCCCCACGAGTTCTCCGGTGGCCAGCGCCAGCGGATCGGGATCGCACGGTCACTCGCCCTCGAGCCGGGGTTTCTGGTGCTCGACGAGCCAACGAGCGCGCTCGACGTCTCTGTTCAGGCACAGGTGCTGAACCTGCTTGCAGACCTTCAAGAGGAGTTTGACCTGACGTACCTGCTGATCAGCCACGACCTCTCAGTGGTCCGGCATATATGTGACCGGGTCGCGGTGATGTATCTCGGCGAGATCGTCGAAATCGGGCCGGTCGAAGAGATGTTCGAGATGCCAGCGCATCCGTACACGCAAGCCTTGCTCGACAGCGTTCCACGTGCGTCGACCGCCGAGAAAGACCGCGACGTAGAGACGCTATCCGGCGACGTTCCGTCTCCGCGAAGTCCACCCAGCGGCTGTCGGTTTCGAACGCGCTGTCCAACGGTGATCCCACCGGCGGAAAGCGACCTCGATCAGGAACGCTTCCGTGATCTGATGAACGTGCGCGAGCGAATCGAAACTCGGGACGTCTCACTCGAGACGGTCGGCGACGACGACCGGTTCGAGTTCGAGAACGGATCGTTACCCGACGAAGAAGTCGACGAGTTCGTCGCGGCGCTGAAAGAGCGTCTGCTCGACCGTGAACTACCGCCGGCCCACGACGCTGTCGTCGAGGAGGCTCTGTCCGAACTCGCTACGACGGACTGGGAGGCCGCTGCAATGTGTCTTCGAGAGGAGTACGAGAGCGTCTGCGAGCGCAAGAACCCGCCGCTTTCCGGAGCGAACACGAGTTCGGTTCATCCGACGGCCTGTCACCTTTACGATGAGTCTGTTCCGGGAAGACCCGACTCGGACGAGTGA
- a CDS encoding DUF7344 domain-containing protein, with protein sequence MNEPTDRRMAAACSLLAKEKRRYLLYQLAEDETAHIEDLVTQVAAWDDTVSTGQISSETRQQTYVSLVHNHLPRLADYDIIDYDLRSGDIVLADGFDDIKPLLEQFKQTEEKQELREQPPL encoded by the coding sequence ATGAACGAGCCCACCGACCGCCGAATGGCAGCCGCTTGCTCCCTTCTCGCCAAGGAAAAGCGCCGATATCTCCTCTACCAACTCGCCGAAGACGAGACTGCTCACATCGAAGATCTCGTGACCCAGGTCGCCGCGTGGGACGACACTGTCTCGACCGGGCAGATCTCCAGCGAAACCCGACAGCAAACCTACGTCTCGCTTGTGCACAACCACCTTCCGCGTCTCGCCGACTACGACATCATCGACTACGACCTCCGCAGCGGCGACATCGTCCTCGCGGACGGCTTCGACGACATCAAACCGCTCCTCGAGCAGTTCAAACAGACCGAAGAGAAGCAGGAACTGCGCGAGCAGCCGCCGCTGTGA